From Hymenobacter sedentarius, a single genomic window includes:
- the thiD gene encoding bifunctional hydroxymethylpyrimidine kinase/phosphomethylpyrimidine kinase, whose amino-acid sequence MPNKRPLALSIAGFDPSAGAGLLADIKTLETNGVYGLGVCTALTVQNDVSFERVHWVPAVEIREQIRILLARFKVDFVKIGLVESLPQLLELVGWLKVQNPRLQLIWDPVLKASAGYEFHRKTDRELLQALCVEMALITPNQPEMLRLWPDEKAADVAAQVVSAFCPVLLKGGHQDGAVSTDVLFANGKWHSFSAPRLPHGEKHGSGCVLSAAVLAQLAKGEKLVEACRLGKDYTTSFLASNDTLLGYHSSPKK is encoded by the coding sequence ATGCCCAACAAGCGCCCCCTTGCCCTGAGCATTGCCGGCTTCGACCCCAGCGCGGGGGCAGGCTTGCTGGCGGATATTAAAACCCTGGAAACCAACGGGGTGTATGGCTTGGGCGTATGCACCGCCCTCACGGTGCAAAACGACGTGTCGTTTGAGCGGGTGCATTGGGTGCCGGCCGTCGAAATCCGCGAGCAGATTCGCATTTTGTTGGCCCGGTTCAAAGTGGATTTCGTGAAAATTGGGCTTGTCGAAAGCCTGCCCCAGCTTCTGGAACTGGTGGGCTGGCTGAAGGTACAAAACCCGCGCCTGCAACTGATATGGGACCCCGTGCTCAAGGCCTCCGCGGGCTATGAGTTTCACCGCAAAACCGACCGGGAACTGCTCCAGGCGTTGTGCGTCGAAATGGCCCTCATCACCCCCAACCAGCCCGAAATGCTGCGGCTGTGGCCCGACGAAAAAGCCGCCGACGTTGCGGCCCAGGTCGTGAGCGCCTTTTGCCCCGTGCTGCTCAAGGGCGGGCACCAGGACGGGGCCGTTTCGACCGACGTGCTGTTTGCCAACGGCAAGTGGCACAGCTTCTCGGCGCCGCGCCTGCCGCACGGCGAGAAGCACGGCAGCGGCTGCGTACTGTCGGCCGCGGTGCTGGCGCAACTGGCGAAAGGGGAGAAGCTGGTGGAAGCCTGCCGCCTTGGCAAGGACTACACCACGTCGTTTTTGGCCAGCAACGACACGCTGCTGGGGTACCACAGCAGCCCTAAAAAATAG
- a CDS encoding thiamine phosphate synthase — translation MKINTLHYITTNAAAAELACQGGVRWVQLRVKNQPPAIWKQLALDTQAVCRRYGATLLINDNPRLAQEIGADGVHVGKADMPAAEAREMLGSKFIIGGTANTFADVQRLAEAGVDYVGLGPFRFTPTKENLSPILGLDGYTEIIRQCRAAGLAVPIIGIGGITLADVEALATTGLHGVAVSSAIGKASNPTETAGLFIKELSAVNPI, via the coding sequence ATGAAAATCAACACGCTGCATTACATCACAACCAACGCGGCGGCGGCCGAACTGGCCTGCCAGGGCGGCGTGCGCTGGGTGCAGCTCCGGGTGAAAAACCAGCCGCCCGCCATCTGGAAGCAGCTGGCGCTGGACACGCAGGCCGTGTGCCGCCGCTACGGGGCCACGCTGCTCATCAACGACAACCCGCGCCTGGCCCAGGAAATCGGGGCCGATGGCGTGCACGTGGGCAAGGCCGACATGCCGGCCGCCGAAGCCCGCGAAATGCTGGGCTCAAAATTCATCATCGGCGGCACGGCCAACACCTTTGCCGACGTGCAGCGCCTGGCCGAAGCCGGCGTGGACTACGTGGGGCTGGGGCCGTTTCGCTTCACGCCCACCAAAGAAAACCTCAGCCCAATTTTAGGCCTGGACGGCTACACGGAAATCATCCGGCAGTGCCGGGCCGCCGGGCTGGCGGTGCCCATCATCGGCATCGGGGGCATCACGCTGGCCGACGTGGAAGCGCTGGCCACCACGGGCCTGCACGGAGTGGCGGTGTCGAGCGCCATTGGCAAGGCGAGCAACCCGACTGAAACGGCGGGCTTGTTTATCAAGGAGTTATCGGCTGTAAATCCTATTTAA
- a CDS encoding thiazole synthase — protein sequence MLNKELVIAGRTFNSRLFTGTGKFSSSVQMEEALLASGSELVTVALKRVDVADAEDDILRHLAHPQFSLLPNTSGVRTAKEAVFAAQLAREALETNWLKLEIHPDPKYLLPDPIETLKAAEELVKLGFVVLPYIHADPVLCKRLEEVGVAAVMPLGAPIGSNKGLLTREFLEIIIGQSKVPVVVDAGIGAPSHAAAAMEMGADAVLVNTAIAVAGKPVAMAKAFRMAVEAGRMAYEARLAAPVAHEAVASSPLTAFLDM from the coding sequence ATGTTAAACAAAGAATTGGTCATCGCTGGCCGCACTTTTAATTCCCGGCTGTTTACCGGAACGGGCAAATTTAGCTCGTCGGTGCAGATGGAAGAAGCCCTTTTGGCGTCGGGCTCCGAATTAGTGACCGTGGCCCTGAAGCGGGTGGACGTGGCCGACGCCGAAGACGACATTCTCCGACACCTGGCGCACCCGCAGTTCAGCTTGCTGCCGAATACGTCGGGCGTGCGCACGGCCAAGGAGGCCGTGTTTGCAGCCCAACTGGCCCGCGAAGCGCTGGAAACCAACTGGCTCAAGCTCGAAATTCACCCCGACCCCAAGTACCTGCTGCCCGACCCCATCGAGACCCTAAAAGCCGCCGAGGAGCTGGTGAAGCTGGGCTTCGTGGTGCTGCCCTACATCCACGCCGACCCGGTGCTGTGCAAGCGCCTGGAGGAAGTGGGCGTGGCGGCCGTGATGCCCCTGGGCGCACCCATCGGCTCGAACAAAGGCCTGCTCACGCGCGAATTCCTTGAAATCATTATCGGCCAGAGCAAGGTGCCGGTGGTAGTGGACGCGGGCATCGGGGCACCCTCGCACGCGGCGGCAGCCATGGAAATGGGCGCCGATGCCGTGTTGGTGAACACCGCCATTGCGGTGGCAGGCAAGCCAGTGGCCATGGCCAAGGCGTTTAGAATGGCCGTGGAGGCCGGGCGTATGGCCTATGAGGCGCGGCTGGCCGCGCCGGTAGCGCACGAGGCCGTGGCCAGCTCGCCGCTCACGGCGTTTTTGGATATGTAG
- the thiH gene encoding 2-iminoacetate synthase ThiH produces MSFQPIFEAQPWDDVKASIYAKTAADVERALAAPRRTLDDFKALISPAAAPYLEQMAQLSHQLTRKRFGNTVQLYVPLYLSNECQNICTYCGFSLDNKIRRRTLSSVEMLQEAAVLKDWGYDHVLLVTGEANQTVGVDYLEKALRTLRPHFAHLSLEVQPLDQEDYERLIPEGLNTVLVYQETYHRDDYKKHHPKGKKSNFNYRLDTPDRLGRAGIHKMGLGVLIGLEDWRTDCFYTALHLDYLEKTYWQTKYSLSFPRLRPAEGLLQPKVEMSDRELVQLICAYRLLNEEVELSISTRESPTFRDHVVKLGITSISAGSKTNPGGYVVAPESLEQFEISDERSPAEIAAMLRRQGYEPVWKDWDATLVGLAR; encoded by the coding sequence ATGAGCTTTCAACCCATTTTTGAAGCCCAGCCCTGGGACGACGTCAAGGCGAGCATCTACGCCAAGACGGCGGCCGATGTGGAGCGCGCCCTGGCGGCGCCGCGCCGCACGCTGGACGACTTCAAGGCCTTGATTTCGCCGGCGGCCGCGCCGTACCTGGAGCAGATGGCTCAACTCAGCCACCAGCTCACGCGCAAGCGCTTCGGCAACACGGTGCAGCTCTACGTGCCCCTGTACCTTAGCAACGAGTGCCAGAACATCTGCACGTACTGCGGCTTCAGCCTGGATAATAAAATCCGGCGCCGCACGCTCAGCAGCGTGGAAATGCTGCAGGAAGCGGCCGTGCTCAAGGACTGGGGCTACGACCACGTGCTGCTCGTGACCGGCGAAGCCAACCAAACCGTGGGCGTCGATTACCTGGAAAAGGCTCTGCGCACGCTGCGGCCGCACTTCGCGCACCTCTCCCTGGAGGTGCAGCCCCTGGACCAGGAAGACTACGAGCGCCTGATTCCCGAGGGCCTGAACACGGTGCTGGTGTACCAGGAAACCTACCACCGCGACGATTACAAAAAGCACCACCCCAAGGGCAAGAAGTCGAACTTCAACTACCGCCTCGACACGCCCGACCGCTTGGGCCGCGCCGGCATCCACAAAATGGGGCTGGGCGTGCTCATTGGGCTGGAAGACTGGCGCACCGACTGCTTCTACACGGCCCTGCACCTCGATTACCTCGAAAAGACCTACTGGCAGACCAAGTACAGTTTGTCGTTTCCGCGGCTGCGGCCGGCCGAAGGGCTGCTGCAGCCCAAGGTGGAGATGAGCGACCGAGAGCTGGTGCAGCTCATTTGCGCCTACCGCCTGCTGAACGAGGAAGTGGAGCTGTCGATTTCGACCCGCGAAAGCCCCACTTTCCGCGACCACGTGGTAAAGCTGGGCATCACCAGCATCAGCGCCGGCTCCAAGACCAACCCCGGCGGCTACGTGGTAGCGCCGGAGTCGCTGGAGCAGTTCGAGATATCCGACGAGCGCAGCCCGGCCGAAATAGCGGCCATGCTGCGCCGACAGGGCTACGAGCCCGTGTGGAAAGACTGGGACGCCACGCTGGTGGGCCTGGCCCGCTAA
- the moeB gene encoding molybdopterin-synthase adenylyltransferase MoeB — protein MTTADLSLSAAENNRYSRHLLLPEIGLAGQLKLKAAKVLVVGCGGLGCPVLQYLAAAGVGTLGLLDFDTVDDSNLQRQVLYATADVGRSKAVVAAEKLAAQNPFITLRTHQLHLSAANALALFADYDLVVDCSDNFATRYLVSDACVILGKPLVFGAIFKFEGQVSVFNYQNGPTYRCLYPEPPAPGDAPSCAEIGVLGVLPGLVGTLQAAEALKIILELGEVLSGRLLMVDALGMQFQTIRFRAVAANQQLTALAPDYAAFCGEAPIQVAARRAPEISADELKAWQQSGRPLQLLDVREPHEHAQRSIGGQLLPLGQLADKLTELTLDAPVVVHCASGIRSQKAAQLLLAHGFAEVYSLRNGLADY, from the coding sequence ATGACCACTGCTGACCTCTCGCTTTCCGCCGCCGAAAACAACCGCTACAGCCGCCACCTGCTGCTGCCCGAAATTGGGCTGGCCGGCCAGCTCAAGCTGAAAGCAGCCAAGGTGCTGGTGGTGGGCTGCGGCGGCCTGGGCTGCCCGGTGCTGCAGTACCTGGCCGCTGCCGGCGTGGGCACGCTGGGCCTGCTGGATTTTGATACCGTGGACGACAGCAACCTGCAGCGCCAGGTGCTGTACGCCACCGCCGACGTGGGCCGGTCGAAGGCTGTGGTGGCCGCCGAGAAGCTGGCTGCGCAAAACCCGTTTATCACACTGCGCACGCACCAGCTGCACCTCTCGGCAGCTAATGCCCTGGCGCTGTTTGCCGACTACGACCTGGTGGTGGATTGCTCGGATAATTTCGCCACCCGCTACCTAGTCAGCGATGCCTGCGTCATCCTAGGCAAGCCGCTGGTGTTTGGGGCCATCTTCAAATTCGAGGGCCAGGTATCGGTCTTCAACTACCAAAACGGCCCCACATACCGCTGCCTTTACCCCGAGCCGCCCGCGCCCGGCGATGCCCCCAGCTGCGCCGAAATCGGGGTGCTGGGCGTGCTGCCGGGCCTGGTGGGCACCCTGCAGGCCGCCGAGGCCCTGAAGATTATCCTGGAGCTGGGAGAAGTGCTGAGCGGGCGCCTGCTGATGGTGGACGCCTTGGGCATGCAGTTTCAAACCATTCGTTTCCGGGCGGTGGCGGCCAACCAGCAGCTTACCGCGCTGGCCCCCGACTACGCCGCTTTTTGTGGAGAAGCCCCGATACAGGTAGCGGCCCGGCGCGCCCCGGAAATCAGCGCCGACGAGCTGAAGGCGTGGCAGCAGAGCGGCCGGCCGCTGCAATTGCTTGATGTGCGCGAGCCGCACGAGCACGCTCAGCGCAGTATCGGGGGGCAGCTGCTGCCCTTGGGCCAATTGGCCGATAAGCTCACGGAATTAACCCTCGACGCCCCTGTAGTGGTGCACTGTGCCAGCGGCATTCGCAGTCAGAAAGCAGCTCAACTGCTGCTGGCCCACGGTTTTGCTGAGGTGTATTCACTACGCAACGGACTGGCCGACTATTGA
- a CDS encoding thiamine phosphate synthase, translating into MKLILISPPHSVADEVPLVSEMLELGLARFHVRKPGWSHAEMAAYVAGIPAQYHSRLVLHSHHALVPELGLGGVHLTAATRAARVTRLPLRAGQTLSTSFHTLAEISRHRRRYDYVFLSPIFDSLSKEQYAAAFDLQEVAAVLRQLPHRATYAPQVVALGGIEAHRLAAVQQAGFAGAAVLGAVWQSPDPVAAFRSLQSIVGQSVA; encoded by the coding sequence ATGAAGCTTATCCTCATCTCGCCGCCCCACTCGGTGGCCGACGAAGTGCCACTGGTGAGCGAGATGCTGGAGCTGGGCTTGGCCCGATTCCACGTGCGCAAGCCAGGCTGGAGCCACGCCGAAATGGCGGCCTATGTGGCCGGCATCCCAGCCCAATACCACTCCCGACTCGTGTTGCACTCGCACCATGCGCTGGTCCCGGAGTTGGGCCTGGGCGGCGTGCACCTTACGGCCGCCACCCGGGCCGCCCGGGTCACGCGCCTGCCGTTGCGCGCCGGCCAAACGTTATCCACCTCTTTCCACACGCTGGCCGAAATCAGCCGGCACCGGCGCCGCTACGACTACGTGTTTCTCAGCCCAATTTTCGACAGCCTGAGCAAGGAACAGTACGCCGCAGCCTTCGACCTACAGGAGGTAGCCGCCGTGCTCCGGCAGCTGCCGCACCGCGCCACATATGCGCCACAAGTAGTGGCCCTGGGCGGCATCGAAGCGCACCGACTGGCCGCCGTGCAGCAGGCGGGCTTTGCAGGAGCCGCCGTGCTGGGCGCGGTGTGGCAAAGCCCCGACCCGGTGGCCGCGTTTCGCAGCCTGCAATCAATAGTCGGCCAGTCCGTTGCGTAG
- a CDS encoding HD domain-containing protein: MHAQAAEDFILKELKRGLAPTLYYHGLHHTLDVTAVAMELAAAEGVTDGEDLALLRTASLYHDTGFLHTYKGHEAQGCELARATLPGFGYTPGQVEQICAMIMATEYPQQPHSLLAQILCDADLDYLGRPDFEPISTSLFHELMARQLLADERAWFQLQADFLAHHHFWTATAVARRAAPKQARLHHIRALLANWPTPVQPA, encoded by the coding sequence ATGCACGCCCAAGCTGCCGAAGATTTTATTCTGAAAGAATTGAAGCGCGGCCTCGCGCCAACGCTCTATTACCACGGCCTGCACCACACCCTCGACGTGACGGCCGTGGCCATGGAGCTGGCCGCCGCCGAGGGCGTGACCGACGGCGAAGACCTGGCGCTGCTGCGCACGGCCTCCCTCTACCACGATACCGGCTTTCTGCATACTTATAAGGGCCACGAGGCGCAGGGCTGCGAGCTGGCCAGGGCCACCCTGCCAGGCTTCGGCTACACCCCCGGGCAGGTGGAGCAGATTTGCGCCATGATAATGGCCACCGAGTACCCCCAGCAGCCCCACAGCCTGCTGGCCCAGATTCTCTGCGATGCCGACCTCGACTACCTGGGCCGGCCCGATTTCGAGCCCATTTCCACCAGCCTGTTCCACGAGCTGATGGCCCGCCAGCTGCTTGCCGACGAACGCGCGTGGTTTCAGCTCCAGGCCGACTTTCTGGCCCATCACCACTTCTGGACGGCCACGGCGGTGGCCCGGCGGGCGGCGCCCAAGCAAGCCCGGCTCCACCACATTCGGGCCCTGCTGGCCAACTGGCCCACTCCAGTTCAACCCGCGTAA
- a CDS encoding sensor histidine kinase: MKWILTALAVWVMSGPLLAQRRYWDADYDSLTRVLAGQRADSARLRTVVHLLDLHPTNPQALPLLDQLLALNQRLQVLDDTPYRRLRTGLTLWKQGNAAALDSMKTAVADFDRLGRPIPWLLIDLVTFYNRSNAMAARKQYYDEKLAFYRLRDAPENTAACYLSQGAYYRRTGDYNRAINSSLRAADMAEQFSRKLYVNELLVTGAIYADWGNTDKAVQYLSMARALPEFRQVQGQNRVFTFLALSKLYLQERLYAAALQASNSALAARVSDAADRGLTQAHGLVQKAAVLLQMKQVEPAGQLLRRAQQLDDSLHLAMSDKPGEFELDATWARYYTARHDFARAEAHWLLAYQKATAAKLDRLRPKYLQQLAAFYDARGRPAEAQRYSRAYIAQADTFNAAQNNFHVAQYENERVEQAQNAQINDLRQAQAVQAVRLRLGNWLLLGALLAIVLVSGLGVFIYRQLRVNRRTLAQLRQAQSQLVQAEKMAFLGELTAGIAHELQNPLNFMKNFAEVSTNLVEDMHAGADGAASSAGLEGEILVGLKQNLQQISQHGQRASAIIKGMLEHSRAGTGRREPTDLNALASEQLTLAYQGMRALDKTFHAHLATELDPGLDLVSVVTQDLGRVLLNLCTNALYAVRQRQQQEALATSGHAPEAAYEPTVVVSTARGTGRAVEIRVKDNGPGMPPDVQQQVFQPFFTTKPAGEGTGLGLSLSYDIVTKGHGGTLTVHSQEGHGTEFLIRLPLGR; the protein is encoded by the coding sequence ATGAAATGGATTCTTACAGCACTGGCAGTTTGGGTGATGAGCGGGCCCTTGCTGGCCCAACGGCGCTATTGGGACGCGGACTACGATTCGCTGACCCGGGTGCTGGCCGGGCAGCGCGCCGATTCTGCCCGGCTGCGCACGGTGGTGCACCTGCTCGACCTGCACCCCACCAACCCGCAGGCCCTGCCTTTGCTCGACCAGCTCCTGGCCTTGAACCAGCGGCTGCAGGTGCTGGATGACACCCCTTACCGGCGCCTGCGCACGGGCCTCACGCTCTGGAAGCAGGGCAATGCCGCCGCACTGGATTCCATGAAAACCGCCGTGGCGGACTTCGACCGGCTGGGCCGCCCCATTCCCTGGCTGCTCATCGACCTGGTGACGTTCTACAACCGCTCCAATGCCATGGCGGCGCGCAAGCAGTACTACGACGAGAAGCTGGCCTTCTACCGGCTGCGCGACGCCCCCGAAAACACGGCCGCCTGCTACCTCTCGCAGGGTGCCTACTACCGGCGCACGGGGGACTACAACCGGGCCATCAACAGCAGCTTGCGCGCGGCCGACATGGCGGAGCAGTTCAGCCGGAAGCTGTACGTGAACGAGCTGCTGGTGACCGGGGCCATCTACGCCGACTGGGGCAATACCGACAAGGCCGTGCAGTACCTGAGCATGGCGCGCGCCCTGCCCGAATTCCGCCAGGTGCAGGGCCAAAACCGCGTGTTTACCTTCCTGGCGCTGTCGAAGCTCTACCTGCAGGAGCGCCTGTACGCGGCCGCCCTGCAGGCCTCCAATTCGGCCCTGGCTGCCCGGGTAAGCGACGCCGCCGACCGGGGCTTAACGCAGGCCCACGGGCTGGTGCAAAAAGCCGCCGTATTGCTGCAAATGAAGCAAGTGGAGCCCGCCGGCCAACTCCTCAGACGGGCCCAGCAACTCGACGATTCGCTGCACCTGGCCATGTCCGACAAGCCGGGAGAATTCGAACTGGACGCCACCTGGGCCCGGTACTACACCGCCCGGCACGATTTTGCCCGGGCCGAAGCCCATTGGCTGTTGGCGTACCAGAAAGCCACGGCTGCTAAGCTTGACCGGCTGCGCCCCAAGTACTTGCAGCAGCTGGCCGCGTTTTACGACGCCCGCGGCCGGCCGGCCGAAGCCCAGCGCTATTCCCGCGCCTACATCGCCCAGGCCGATACCTTCAACGCGGCGCAGAACAACTTTCACGTCGCGCAGTACGAAAACGAGCGGGTGGAGCAAGCCCAGAATGCGCAGATAAACGACCTGCGCCAGGCCCAGGCCGTGCAGGCCGTGCGCCTGCGACTGGGCAACTGGCTGCTGCTCGGGGCGCTGCTGGCCATCGTGCTGGTATCGGGCCTGGGCGTGTTCATCTACCGGCAGCTGCGCGTGAACCGGCGCACGTTGGCCCAGCTCCGCCAGGCGCAGTCGCAGCTGGTGCAGGCCGAGAAGATGGCCTTTCTGGGCGAGCTCACGGCGGGCATCGCCCACGAGCTGCAAAACCCGCTCAACTTCATGAAGAACTTCGCCGAGGTGAGCACCAACTTAGTCGAAGACATGCACGCGGGCGCGGACGGAGCAGCAAGCAGCGCCGGGCTCGAGGGCGAGATACTGGTGGGGCTGAAGCAGAACCTGCAGCAAATCAGCCAGCACGGGCAGCGGGCTTCGGCCATCATCAAGGGCATGCTCGAGCACAGCCGCGCGGGCACCGGGCGGCGCGAGCCCACCGACCTCAACGCCCTGGCCTCGGAGCAGCTCACGCTGGCTTACCAGGGCATGCGCGCCCTCGACAAGACGTTCCACGCGCACCTGGCCACGGAGCTGGACCCGGGCCTGGACTTGGTGTCCGTGGTGACCCAGGACCTGGGCCGCGTGCTGCTGAACCTGTGCACCAACGCCCTGTACGCTGTGCGCCAGCGCCAGCAGCAGGAAGCCCTGGCAACCTCGGGGCACGCTCCTGAAGCTGCCTACGAGCCCACCGTGGTCGTGAGCACCGCGCGCGGGACCGGGCGGGCGGTGGAAATCCGGGTGAAAGACAACGGCCCGGGCATGCCGCCGGACGTGCAGCAGCAGGTGTTCCAGCCCTTCTTCACCACCAAGCCCGCGGGCGAGGGCACGGGGTTGGGCCTGTCGCTCAGCTACGACATTGTGACCAAGGGCCACGGCGGCACGCTCACGGTGCACAGCCAGGAAGGCCATGGCACCGAGTTTCTCATCCGACTGCCGCTGGGCCGATAG
- a CDS encoding ATP-binding protein has protein sequence MRRVFILWLLALLAPAGLLAQALGADSLRGLVQAHPQADTVRVKYLNALALALRNNAAEESAALFQESLRLSTQLGYPAGAAEAQLGLGFYYRHRSEYDLAQTYSQQAREAFRQVGNRVGQTRSLYNLSCVYSEQGMYAKSLTANLEGLKLAEAQHDQKWLAFLNTQLGITSTFLGEYAHAKNYLIHGLQRANESGDLLSIGHAYSGLGDLYKLQGHWALAQRNYEQEASIAQRLGDEATMVFEDINIGDMQERQGYFPQAFSYGFRGLKRARRIKTLGEIPRAQLLLARAYLHTGQLDSAVAYGRQSLQASQRSGAKILSRDASEILAQASARQGRFADAYRYEQLFSSYKDALNSSDLQRRASVLEYRADLAKKQAQIGLLTKNSQLIQEQNREQRLFLLGALMSLGAVGLLSAVLWRNNRQKRRAYALLKRQQDELRAAQGQLVQAEKWAFVGELSAGIAHELQNPLNFMKNFAEVSVAMLSDEPAAGHNGRPGHADLEQEIIAGLKQNLLKISQHGQRASSIINDMLQHARSGTGQRRPTDLNQLAEESLMLAYQGLCANDPAFWAELEKDFNPELGLVSVVPQDLGRALLNLCSNGLYAVRQRHAAAGSGASAYVPAVTISTRRTASQAVEIRVRDNGIGMPEEVREKVFQSFFTTKPPGEGTGLGLSLSYDIVTKGHGGTLTVESQEGCGTEFLIVLPAESGRTDGLAS, from the coding sequence ATGAGAAGGGTTTTTATTTTATGGCTGCTGGCTTTGCTGGCTCCTGCCGGCTTGCTGGCCCAGGCTCTGGGCGCCGATAGCCTGCGGGGGCTGGTGCAGGCTCATCCCCAAGCGGATACCGTTCGGGTTAAGTACCTCAATGCGTTGGCGCTGGCCCTGCGCAACAACGCGGCCGAGGAGTCGGCGGCCTTGTTTCAGGAGTCGTTGCGCCTCTCCACGCAGCTGGGCTACCCGGCCGGCGCGGCCGAAGCGCAGCTGGGCCTGGGCTTCTACTACCGCCACCGCAGCGAGTACGACTTGGCCCAAACGTATTCCCAGCAAGCCCGCGAGGCCTTCCGGCAGGTGGGCAACCGCGTGGGCCAGACCCGCAGCCTCTACAACCTGTCCTGCGTTTACTCCGAGCAGGGCATGTACGCCAAGTCCCTGACGGCAAATTTGGAAGGCTTAAAACTGGCCGAAGCCCAGCACGACCAGAAATGGCTGGCCTTTCTCAACACCCAGCTCGGCATTACCAGCACCTTTCTGGGAGAGTATGCCCACGCGAAGAACTACCTTATCCACGGCCTGCAGCGGGCCAACGAATCGGGCGACCTTTTGAGCATTGGCCATGCCTATTCCGGCCTCGGCGACCTATATAAGTTACAGGGGCATTGGGCGCTGGCCCAACGCAACTACGAGCAGGAAGCCAGCATTGCCCAGCGCTTGGGCGACGAGGCCACCATGGTATTCGAAGACATCAACATCGGCGACATGCAGGAGCGCCAGGGCTACTTCCCGCAGGCTTTTAGCTACGGCTTTCGGGGCCTGAAACGGGCCCGGCGCATCAAAACGCTGGGGGAGATTCCGCGCGCCCAGCTGCTCCTGGCCCGGGCTTACCTGCACACTGGGCAGCTGGATAGCGCCGTGGCCTACGGGCGGCAGAGCCTGCAGGCCTCGCAGCGCAGCGGCGCCAAAATCCTGAGCCGCGATGCCAGCGAAATCCTGGCCCAGGCTTCGGCCCGGCAAGGGCGCTTCGCCGATGCTTACCGCTACGAGCAGCTATTTAGCTCTTATAAGGATGCGCTGAACAGCAGCGATTTGCAGCGGCGGGCATCGGTGCTGGAGTACCGCGCCGACTTGGCCAAAAAACAGGCGCAAATTGGGCTGCTCACCAAAAACAGCCAGCTCATTCAGGAGCAAAACCGCGAGCAGCGCTTGTTTCTGCTGGGGGCCTTGATGAGCCTGGGCGCCGTGGGCCTGCTGAGCGCGGTGCTCTGGCGCAACAACCGCCAAAAGCGCCGGGCCTATGCCTTGCTCAAGCGCCAGCAAGACGAGCTGCGCGCCGCCCAGGGCCAGCTGGTGCAGGCCGAAAAGTGGGCCTTCGTGGGCGAGCTGTCGGCGGGCATTGCCCACGAGCTGCAAAACCCGCTCAACTTCATGAAAAACTTCGCCGAGGTGAGCGTGGCCATGCTCTCCGACGAGCCCGCCGCCGGCCACAACGGCCGCCCCGGCCACGCCGACCTGGAGCAGGAGATAATAGCGGGCCTGAAGCAAAACCTGCTGAAAATCAGCCAGCACGGCCAGCGGGCCTCGTCCATTATCAACGACATGCTGCAGCATGCCCGCAGCGGCACCGGCCAGCGCCGGCCCACCGACCTCAACCAGCTGGCTGAGGAGTCCTTGATGCTGGCGTACCAGGGCCTGTGCGCCAACGACCCCGCCTTCTGGGCCGAGCTCGAAAAGGACTTTAACCCGGAGTTGGGCCTGGTATCCGTGGTGCCGCAGGACCTGGGCCGGGCGCTGCTCAACCTGTGCTCCAACGGCTTGTATGCCGTGCGCCAGCGCCACGCCGCCGCGGGCTCCGGTGCCAGCGCCTACGTGCCGGCCGTCACCATCAGCACCCGCCGCACGGCCAGCCAAGCCGTGGAAATCCGGGTGCGGGACAATGGCATTGGCATGCCGGAGGAGGTGCGGGAAAAGGTCTTTCAGTCCTTCTTCACCACCAAGCCGCCGGGCGAGGGCACGGGGTTGGGCTTGTCGCTCAGCTACGACATCGTGACCAAAGGCCACGGCGGCACGCTCACCGTGGAAAGCCAGGAAGGATGCGGCACCGAGTTCCTGATTGTTTTGCCGGCGGAAAGCGGCCGGACCGACGGCCTGGCCAGCTAA